Proteins encoded together in one Amphiprion ocellaris isolate individual 3 ecotype Okinawa chromosome 14, ASM2253959v1, whole genome shotgun sequence window:
- the LOC111580660 gene encoding transcriptional coactivator YAP1-like isoform X2: protein MDAHRGAPPAGQQIVHVRGDSQTELEALFNAVMNPSSSARQPSSVPMRMRKLPDSFFRQPEPRGHSRQASSDGGVCGSLTPHHVRAHSSPASLPVNSLSTQAADVATTPIIPDDVPLPHGWEMAKTATGQRYFLNHRDKTTTWHDPRLSQLQSAAAQHPISGPPVHAHSLSNPAPTTQPQNINPETAQKMNPGLLGLAMQQRQEKERLRCKQGLPPQITSQDAGGRSQMPGGMDHDRNTQTLVPPLDVRIRASNHEPTLNGAHSRNESTDSGLSVSSLPRTSDHMLSSVDHMDTGESVEPPSMALQESMPVLPMSEGEELMPCIPEGLSSDLLMDMETVLSGSHMDRDSLLTWL from the exons ATGGACGCGCACCGCGGCGCGCCTCCGGCCGGGCAGCAGATCGTGCACGTCCGCGGGGACTCGCAGACGGAGCTGGAGGCCCTGTTCAACGCCGTGATGAACCCCAGCAGCTCCGCCAGACAGCCGTCCTCGGTGCCCATGAGGATGAGGAAGCTGCCCGACTCCTTCTTCAGGCAGCCGGAGCCCCGCGGACACTCCAGACAA GCCAGTTCGGATGGAGGCGTGTGCGGCTCCCTCACCCCTCATCACGTCCGCGCCCATTCCTCCCCGGCCTCCCTCCCAGTCAACTCGCTCTCCACTCAAGCAGCAGATGTGGCGACGACGCCGATCATACCCGATGACGTGCCGCTCCCCCACGGTTGGGAAATGGCCAAAACGGCAACCGGCCAGCGTTACTTCCTCAA tcacCGGGATAAGACGACCACTTGGCACGACCCTCGTCTTTCGCAGCTTCAGTCGGCTGCAGCTCAGCATCCTATCTCTGGCCCTCCGGTCCATGCCCACTCCCTCAGCAACCCAGCACCCACTACGCAACCACAAAACATCAACCCAGAGACAG CCCAGAAGATGAACCCTGGCCTCCTTGGTTTGGCAATGCAGCAAAGGCAGGAAAAGGAAAGGCTCAGATGCAAGCAAGGCTTGCCTCCACAGATCACAtcacag GATGCAGGAGGACGGAGCCAGATGCCCGGCGGGATGGACCACGACAGGAACACACAGACACTTGTTCCTCCTCTTGATGTGAGGATCAGAGCATCGAACCACGAACCTACACTCAATGG CGCTCACTCTCGCAATGAGAGCACCGACAGCGGTCTGAGCGTCAGCAGCCTTCCCCGTACGTCGGACCACATGCTGAGCTCTGTGGATCACATGGACACAG GCGAATCTGTCGAACCCCCCTCTATGGCCCTGCAGGAGTCGATGCCTGTGCTCCCGATGTCTGAGGGCGAGGAGCTAATGCCCTGCATCCCCGAGGGTCTGAGTTCAGACCTTCTGATGGACATGGAGACTGTTCTGTCTGGGTCGCACATGGACAGAGACAGCCTGCTCACCTGGCTATAG
- the LOC111580660 gene encoding transcriptional coactivator YAP1-like isoform X1 — MDAHRGAPPAGQQIVHVRGDSQTELEALFNAVMNPSSSARQPSSVPMRMRKLPDSFFRQPEPRGHSRQASSDGGVCGSLTPHHVRAHSSPASLPVNSLSTQAADVATTPIIPDDVPLPHGWEMAKTATGQRYFLNHRDKTTTWHDPRLSQLQSAAAQHPISGPPVHAHSLSNPAPTTQPQNINPETGPLPEGWEQAVTADGEVYYIDHINKTTTWVDPRLAQKMNPGLLGLAMQQRQEKERLRCKQGLPPQITSQDAGGRSQMPGGMDHDRNTQTLVPPLDVRIRASNHEPTLNGAHSRNESTDSGLSVSSLPRTSDHMLSSVDHMDTGESVEPPSMALQESMPVLPMSEGEELMPCIPEGLSSDLLMDMETVLSGSHMDRDSLLTWL; from the exons ATGGACGCGCACCGCGGCGCGCCTCCGGCCGGGCAGCAGATCGTGCACGTCCGCGGGGACTCGCAGACGGAGCTGGAGGCCCTGTTCAACGCCGTGATGAACCCCAGCAGCTCCGCCAGACAGCCGTCCTCGGTGCCCATGAGGATGAGGAAGCTGCCCGACTCCTTCTTCAGGCAGCCGGAGCCCCGCGGACACTCCAGACAA GCCAGTTCGGATGGAGGCGTGTGCGGCTCCCTCACCCCTCATCACGTCCGCGCCCATTCCTCCCCGGCCTCCCTCCCAGTCAACTCGCTCTCCACTCAAGCAGCAGATGTGGCGACGACGCCGATCATACCCGATGACGTGCCGCTCCCCCACGGTTGGGAAATGGCCAAAACGGCAACCGGCCAGCGTTACTTCCTCAA tcacCGGGATAAGACGACCACTTGGCACGACCCTCGTCTTTCGCAGCTTCAGTCGGCTGCAGCTCAGCATCCTATCTCTGGCCCTCCGGTCCATGCCCACTCCCTCAGCAACCCAGCACCCACTACGCAACCACAAAACATCAACCCAGAGACAG GTCCACTGCCTGAAGGCTGGGAGCAGGCTGTGACTGCAGATGGAGAGGTGTACTACATCGATCACATAAATAAGACCACCACATGGGTCGACCCGCGTCTAG CCCAGAAGATGAACCCTGGCCTCCTTGGTTTGGCAATGCAGCAAAGGCAGGAAAAGGAAAGGCTCAGATGCAAGCAAGGCTTGCCTCCACAGATCACAtcacag GATGCAGGAGGACGGAGCCAGATGCCCGGCGGGATGGACCACGACAGGAACACACAGACACTTGTTCCTCCTCTTGATGTGAGGATCAGAGCATCGAACCACGAACCTACACTCAATGG CGCTCACTCTCGCAATGAGAGCACCGACAGCGGTCTGAGCGTCAGCAGCCTTCCCCGTACGTCGGACCACATGCTGAGCTCTGTGGATCACATGGACACAG GCGAATCTGTCGAACCCCCCTCTATGGCCCTGCAGGAGTCGATGCCTGTGCTCCCGATGTCTGAGGGCGAGGAGCTAATGCCCTGCATCCCCGAGGGTCTGAGTTCAGACCTTCTGATGGACATGGAGACTGTTCTGTCTGGGTCGCACATGGACAGAGACAGCCTGCTCACCTGGCTATAG
- the angptl5 gene encoding angiopoietin-related protein 5: MMWTTTVLLLLLPHLLSSADKGNSGDFNQSEIGDEDFSDAPVKAQKPAGEVRGRDTCSIPCDITVKLLRDEKHSICGQLQQSLLAFGRSTRKLIRDVMEEQQRALDILSSQVTELMTKVQTLSSEVQRSNTEMYSIKPVQSHGRDCSDIKDNLVSVVPKIPSGIYIIHPDNTDSSFEVFCEMDYMGGGWTVMQRRTDGLTDFKRPWADYVDGFGHLAGEHWLGLKKAFHIVNQKDTRFQLHIALVSHDDVTSYASYDDFRLDNETQFFSIHLGRYAGSAGDAFRGYDQDQNQDTAPFSASDVDNDGCNPFCSLGNSTVESCSMQQNQTGWWFNQCGLANLNGSPEDPEQNQGQRTHILWDTWRQKGVPHTIKSVTMKIRRIATNN; encoded by the exons ATGATGTGGACAACAActgtcctcctgctgctgctgcctcaccTGCTTTCCTCCGCA GACAAAGGGAACAGTGGTGATTTTAACCAATCAGAGATAGGGGATGAGGACTTTTCTGATGCCCCTGTCAAAGCCCAGAAACCTGCAGGGGAGGTCAGAGGTCGAGACACGTGCTCCATCCCCTGTGACATCACTGTCAAGCTGCTACgagatgaaaaacactccatCTGTG gtcaGCTACAACAGTCTCTGTTAGCTTTTGGACGCAGCACCCGGAAGCTGATCAGGGATGTgatggaggagcagcagagagcTCTGGACATCCTCAGCAGTCAG GTCACGGAGCTGATGACCAAAGTGCAGACGCTCAGCTCTGAAGTTCAGAGAAGCAACACTGAGATGTACTCCATAAAGCCTGTTCAGTCCCAcg GACGAGACTGCAGTGACATCAAGGACAATCTTGTGTCGGTCGTCCCAAAGATCCCCAGTGGTATTTACATCATCCATCCAGACAATACTGACTCTTCTTTTGAG GTGTTCTGTGAGATGGACTACATGGGAGGAGGATGGACGGTGATGCAGAGGAGGACTGATGGATTAACGGACTTCAAGCGACCCTGGGCTGATTACGTTGACGGCTTTGGACACCTTGCAG gagAACACTGGCTGGGCCTGAAGAAGGCGTTTCATATAGTAAACCAGAAAGACACTCGGTTCCAACTTCACATCGCTTTAGTTTCCCACGATGATGTCACCTCTTATGCGTCATATGATGACTTCCGCCTCGACAATGAAACACAGTTCTTCAGTATACACCTGGGAAGATATGCAGGCAGTGCAG GTGATGCATTCCGCGGCTATGACCAGGATCAGAACCAGGACACAGCTCCGTTTAGCGCCTCAGACGTTGACAATGACGGCTGCAATCCTTTCTGCTCCCTCGGTAACTCCACTGTGGAGAGCTGCAGcatgcagcagaaccagactGGATGGTGGTTCAACCAGTGTGGCCTGGCCAACCTCAACGGCTCTCCTGAGGATCCAGAGCAGAACCAAGGCCAGAGGACACACATCCTGTGGGACACCTGGAGGCAAAAAGGAGTCCCTCACACCATCAAATCTGTCACCATGAAGATCAGGAGGATTGCAACCAACAACTGA